In Terriglobia bacterium, the following are encoded in one genomic region:
- a CDS encoding FAD-binding protein, with amino-acid sequence MNQSGKQIYDVLVVGSGASGGWACKRLAEAGLKVALVDAGRQQSDKNFTEHEPPFKLKYRDMAPEV; translated from the coding sequence ATGAACCAGAGCGGAAAGCAGATTTATGATGTGCTGGTGGTGGGGTCGGGAGCATCCGGCGGGTGGGCGTGCAAGCGGCTGGCAGAGGCGGGACTGAAGGTTGCGCTGGTTGATGCCGGGCGCCAGCAGTCGGACAAGAATTTCACCGAGCACGAGCCGCCATTCAAGTTGAAATACCGCGACATGGCTCCTGAGGTG